In Solidesulfovibrio sp., the following proteins share a genomic window:
- a CDS encoding threonine/serine exporter family protein — translation MTALPGFLLETLYLAPCGALASVGFAILFNAPPGTLRWCAACGALGMGLRTLALGLGLGAELATLLAATSVSLFSFWPHKRLLLPTHLFSIPGVINMVPGTHAFKAMTGFMRFADTQDPATFFQACHSFLTMAYILMALALGLALPSLCLRIDRRSLT, via the coding sequence GTGACGGCGCTGCCCGGCTTCCTGCTCGAAACGCTGTACCTGGCCCCGTGCGGCGCCCTGGCCTCGGTGGGCTTCGCCATCCTTTTTAACGCGCCGCCGGGCACCCTGCGCTGGTGCGCCGCCTGCGGCGCCCTGGGCATGGGCCTTCGCACCCTGGCCCTGGGCCTGGGCCTGGGCGCCGAGCTGGCCACGCTTCTGGCCGCAACGAGCGTGAGCCTTTTCTCCTTCTGGCCCCATAAGCGGCTGCTGTTGCCGACCCACCTCTTTTCGATCCCCGGGGTCATCAACATGGTTCCCGGAACCCACGCCTTCAAGGCCATGACCGGGTTCATGCGCTTCGCCGACACCCAGGACCCGGCCACGTTCTTCCAGGCCTGCCACAGTTTCCTGACCATGGCCTACATCCTCATGGCCCTGGCTTTGGGCCTGGCCCTGCCGAGCCTGTGCCTGCGCATCGACCGCCGCAGCCTGACCTGA